From Candidatus Polarisedimenticolaceae bacterium:
AGGGGGCGCGCCCCGTACGCCCGGTCGGTGCACGTCGTCTGGACCAGCCAGTCGCACACCTCGTCCGACACGACGATCTCGATCCCGCGGTCGATCAGCGCGCCGTTGACCCGGCGGATCATGATCCGGGCGATCCCCCGCAGCTGCTCCTCGCTGAGGGCGTCGAAGACGACGACCTCGTCGATGCGGTTGATGAACTCGGGGCTGAGGGTCCGCTTCATCTCGTTCATCACGAGGTCCTGGCGGTCCTTGAACTGGCTCTCCCGGTCGTCGCTCTTGAAGCCCATCTTCCCGCCGGTGCGGGCGACGTGCTGGGAGCCGATGTTCGAGGTCATGATCACGATCGTGTTCTTGAAGTCCACGACCTCGCCGTAGGCGTCGGTGATCATCCCGTCCTCGAGCACCTGCAGGAGGATGTTCAGGACGTCCGGATGGGCCTTCTCGATCTCGTCGAGGAGGATCACGCTGTAGGGCTTGCGCTTGATCCGCTCGGTGAGCTGGCCGCCCTCCTCGTGGCCGACGTACCCCGGGGGCGAGCCGATCATCTTCGCGATCGCGTGTTTCTCCATGTATTCGGACATGTCGAAGCGCACGAGCGCCTTTTCCGATCCGAACAGGAACTCCGCGATCGTCCGGGCGACCTCGGTCTTCCCGACGCCGGTGGGGCCGAGGAAGATGAACGAGCCGATCGGCCGATTGGGGCTCTTGAGCCCCGCCCTCGAGCGGCGGATCGCCCGCGCGAGCGCCGAGATCGAGGCGTCCTGCCCGACGATCCGCTCGTGGAGGTAACCCTCCATGTTGAGGAGTTTCTCCATCTCCTCCTGCTGGACCGACTGGATGGGGATCCCCGTCCACCGCGCGATCACGTCCTCGACGTCGGCGCGCGTCACGTCGAGGATGCGGTTCGACTCCTCCTCGTAGCGCTGCTTGAGCTCCTCGTGCCGGCGCCGGAGGGTGACCTCCTTGTCGTGGTACGCCACCGCCTCGTCGAAGTCCTTCCGCGCGAGGGCGTTTTTCATCCCGTCGACGGCGCGGCGGAGGTCCTGCTCGACCTTCCGGATCTCGGCGTAGGAGATGCGTTTCCCCAGCTTCACCCGGGCCCCCGCCTCGTCCAGGACGTCGATCGCCTTGTCGGGAAGGAACCGGTCGGTGATGTAGCGGTTGGACTGGTAGACCGACGCGCGCACCGCCTCCGGCTCGAACCGCACGCCGTGGAAGCGCTCGTAGCGCTCCTTGACGCCCTCCAGGATCGAGAAGGTCTCGTCCTCGGTGGGCGGGCGCACGCTGATCGGCTGGAACCGGCGCACGAGGGCGCGGTCCTTCTCGATGTACTTGTGGTAGTCGCGGGGGGTCGTCGCCCCGATGCACTGCACCTCGCCGCGGGAAAGCGTCGGCTTGAGGATGTTCGCCGCGTCGAGCGAGCCCTCCGCGGAGCCCGCCCCGATCAGCGAGTGGATCTCGTCGATGAACATGATCACGTCGTCGGAGGAGGTGAGCTCCGAGATGATCCCCTTCAGGCGCTCCTCGAACTGGCCGCGGTACTTCGTCCCCGCGACCACGAGCGAGAGGTCGAGCGCCAGGATCCGCTTGTTGAGGAGCGTCGGCGGAACGTCGGCGTCCACGATGCGCGTCGCCAGCCCCTCCACGATCGCGGTCTTGCCGACGCCGGGCTCGCCGAGCAGGACGGGGTTGTTCTTGCGTCGGCGCGAGAGGACCTGCACGACGCGCTCGAGCTCGGACTCGCGTCCGATGAGGGGGTCGAAGACGCGCCGCTGCGCCATCTCGGAAAGGTCGCGCGCGAACTCGTTGA
This genomic window contains:
- a CDS encoding ATP-dependent Clp protease ATP-binding subunit; translation: MFEKFTEKAKRILFLARYEASQQGGKVIGTEHLLLGLLKEGEETTRELFTRANVSMDLLQAELERRNPPREKLSTSVEIPFSEETKKVLQCAEEEAERLMHPHIGTEHLLLGLLRLEDSVAGRMLVERGMRLFAVREDVVNIYKRRQLPKKKKETPFLNEFARDLSEMAQRRVFDPLIGRESELERVVQVLSRRRKNNPVLLGEPGVGKTAIVEGLATRIVDADVPPTLLNKRILALDLSLVVAGTKYRGQFEERLKGIISELTSSDDVIMFIDEIHSLIGAGSAEGSLDAANILKPTLSRGEVQCIGATTPRDYHKYIEKDRALVRRFQPISVRPPTEDETFSILEGVKERYERFHGVRFEPEAVRASVYQSNRYITDRFLPDKAIDVLDEAGARVKLGKRISYAEIRKVEQDLRRAVDGMKNALARKDFDEAVAYHDKEVTLRRRHEELKQRYEEESNRILDVTRADVEDVIARWTGIPIQSVQQEEMEKLLNMEGYLHERIVGQDASISALARAIRRSRAGLKSPNRPIGSFIFLGPTGVGKTEVARTIAEFLFGSEKALVRFDMSEYMEKHAIAKMIGSPPGYVGHEEGGQLTERIKRKPYSVILLDEIEKAHPDVLNILLQVLEDGMITDAYGEVVDFKNTIVIMTSNIGSQHVARTGGKMGFKSDDRESQFKDRQDLVMNEMKRTLSPEFINRIDEVVVFDALSEEQLRGIARIMIRRVNGALIDRGIEIVVSDEVCDWLVQTTCTDRAYGARPLRRAIQRYIEDPLSEALIRGSVTAEAGAIEVFLEDGKPGFRSAVPEPSGS